In the genome of Danio rerio strain Tuebingen ecotype United States chromosome 23, GRCz12tu, whole genome shotgun sequence, one region contains:
- the hoxc13a gene encoding homeobox protein Hox-C13a (The RefSeq protein has 3 substitutions compared to this genomic sequence): MTTSQVLHPRWADTLMYVYEKSPNENNQNKSQIMEGLSGNCPATHCRELISHPALGRHSGTIATHQGSVYSDISSPETGRQCPAPQTSSSASLSYGYPFGNPYYGCRLSHSHNVNLQQKPCSYHPAEKYAETSSALPTEELSSRAKEFAFYPSLASSYQAVPGYLDMSVVPSISVHPEPRHDALIPMEGYQHWALSNGWDGQVYCSKEQTQSSHLWKSPFPDVVPLQPEVSSYRRGRKKRVPYTKIQLKELEKEYAASKFITKDKRRRISATTNLSERQVTIWFQNRRVKEKKFVSKSKTNNHMHT, encoded by the exons ATGACGACTTCGCTGGTCCTGCATCCACGCTGGGCGGACACCTTGATGTACGTGTATGAAAAAAGTCCGAatgaaaataatcaaaataaaagccaAATTATGGAAGGATTGAGCGGGAATTGCCCTGCGACTCATTGCAGGGAACTGATTTCCCACCCCGCGCTGGGGCGACATTCCGGCACCATAGCGACTCACCAGGGATCCGTGTACTCGGATATATCTTCCCCTGAAACTGGGCGACAGTGTCCCGCTCCTCAGACGTCATCTAGCGCTTCTCTGAGTTACGGCTACCCCTTTGGAAACCCTTACTATGGTTGCAGATTATCTCATTCGCACAATGTGAACTTGCAGCAGAAACCATGTTCATACCATCCCGCAGAAAAATATGCCGAGACGAGCAGCGCTTTGCCCACAGAGGAGCTCTCCAGCCGGGCAAAAGAGTTTGCTTTCTATCCGAGTTTTGCCAGCTCTTACCAGGCTGTTCCAGGATATCTAGATATGTCGGTGGTTCCGAGTATTAGCGCTCATCCCGAGCCACGTCACGATGCATTGATCCCCATGGAGGGCTATCAACACTGGGCTCTCTCGAATGGCTGGGATGGGCAGGTGTACTGTTCAAAGGAGCAAACACAGTCTTCTCATCTTTGGAAATCTCCCTTTCCAG atgttgttCCGTTGCAGCCAGAAGTCAGCAGTTATCGACGTGGGCGCAAAAAGCGTGTTCCCTACACCAAGATACAACTGAAAGAACTAGAAAAAGAGTATGCAGCAAGCAAGTTTATCACCAAAGACAAGAGACGACGCATTTCTGCGACAACCAACCTCTCAGAACGTCAAGTTACTATTTGGTTCCAGAACCGCAGagtgaaggaaaaaaagttcGTCAGTAAATCAAAGACTAATAATCACATGCATACTTGA